From the Psychrobacillus sp. FSL K6-4046 genome, one window contains:
- the pheT gene encoding phenylalanine--tRNA ligase subunit beta — protein sequence MLVSTKWLSEYVNTQGLDPKDLGEKITRSGIEVDAVNDRSLGMTNVVVGYVKEKVKHPEADKLNICQVDVGDEITQIICGAPNVDAGQKVIVARPGAVLPGGIKIKKAKLRGEVSNGMICSLQELGIEGRLVAKAYAEGIYVLPETAVPGESALPLLGLDDVVLELGLTPNRSDALSMLGVAYEVGAILSEDMKYPEASYTESSEKAEDYLKLQVDAIEENPLYIAKVVKNVQVKESPLWLQNRLMAAGIRPHNNVVDVTNYVLMEFGQPLHAFDYDRLATKEIVVRLAAEGEKMVTLDDQERTLKSNHLVITNGKEPVAIAGVMGGANSEVHEGTTTVVIESAYFAAGSVRQTSKDHNLRSDASARFEKGVDPNRVNMAAERAASLLAELANGEVLAGSVVVDKLDKSPAEVIVSPDFINSRLGMKISLEDMTSILSRLKFEFQAANGYLYIKAPTRRQDIKIPEDIVEEIARMYGYDEIPMTLPVEESKPGGLTSYQAKRRQVRGFMEGAGLYQAITYSLTSKEVAQKFALETAPVTELLMPMSEERSTLRQSLIPHLLEAVTYNTARQADTVALYEIGSVFLGETASGLPHEQEHLAGVIAGKWVEHSWQGEKKSVDFFVLKGIVEGLMDLLGHTSELTFERTVMEGMHPGRTATIQLAGEEIGIIGQLHPAEQKARDLKDTYVFELNLMKVLNKDAGTLYYSPVSKFPSITRDIALVVDQEKATGELQAIIQQSGGKLLKGVHLFDLYEGEKMEPGKKSVAFSLTYFDPERTLTDEEVVNAHNKVLKALAEQAGAELRG from the coding sequence ATGTTAGTATCAACGAAATGGTTATCAGAATATGTAAACACACAAGGGTTGGACCCGAAAGACTTAGGTGAGAAAATTACTCGCTCAGGAATAGAAGTGGACGCAGTGAATGATCGCTCTCTAGGCATGACAAATGTAGTAGTTGGATATGTAAAGGAAAAAGTGAAGCATCCAGAAGCAGATAAGCTAAACATCTGTCAGGTGGATGTAGGAGATGAAATCACTCAAATTATTTGTGGTGCTCCGAACGTTGACGCTGGTCAAAAGGTAATCGTTGCACGTCCTGGAGCTGTGCTACCAGGTGGCATTAAAATTAAAAAAGCAAAGCTACGCGGAGAAGTATCTAATGGAATGATCTGTTCTCTTCAAGAGCTAGGTATTGAAGGTCGCCTAGTAGCTAAAGCGTATGCAGAAGGGATTTATGTTCTTCCTGAAACAGCTGTACCAGGTGAAAGTGCACTTCCTTTATTAGGCCTGGACGATGTAGTGCTAGAGCTAGGTTTAACACCAAACCGCTCGGATGCACTAAGTATGCTAGGAGTTGCTTATGAGGTAGGGGCTATTCTTTCAGAGGATATGAAATACCCTGAAGCTTCTTACACTGAAAGCAGTGAAAAAGCAGAGGACTATTTAAAGCTTCAAGTGGATGCAATAGAAGAAAATCCTCTGTATATTGCTAAGGTTGTTAAAAACGTACAAGTAAAAGAATCTCCATTATGGCTACAGAATCGTCTGATGGCTGCTGGAATTCGTCCTCATAATAACGTAGTAGATGTTACTAACTATGTATTAATGGAATTTGGTCAACCACTTCATGCATTTGACTATGACCGTTTAGCAACAAAGGAAATCGTTGTTCGCCTTGCAGCTGAAGGAGAAAAGATGGTTACACTCGATGACCAAGAACGAACACTTAAATCTAACCATTTAGTAATAACTAACGGTAAAGAGCCGGTTGCTATTGCTGGAGTAATGGGTGGGGCTAATTCAGAGGTTCATGAAGGCACGACAACCGTTGTAATCGAGTCAGCTTACTTTGCAGCTGGATCTGTACGTCAAACATCGAAAGACCATAACCTACGTAGTGATGCAAGTGCTCGCTTCGAAAAAGGTGTGGATCCAAATCGTGTAAATATGGCAGCAGAGCGTGCAGCAAGCCTATTAGCAGAGCTTGCAAATGGTGAAGTACTAGCTGGTTCCGTAGTTGTAGATAAGTTAGATAAATCTCCAGCTGAAGTTATCGTTTCTCCAGACTTCATTAACAGTCGTTTAGGAATGAAGATATCTTTAGAGGATATGACATCTATTCTGTCTCGTTTGAAATTTGAATTCCAAGCAGCTAATGGATATTTATATATTAAAGCACCTACTAGACGTCAGGATATTAAAATTCCGGAGGACATCGTGGAAGAAATAGCTCGTATGTATGGTTATGATGAGATTCCAATGACGTTACCTGTGGAAGAGTCTAAACCAGGTGGTTTAACATCCTACCAAGCAAAACGTCGCCAAGTGCGTGGTTTTATGGAAGGTGCAGGACTTTACCAAGCAATTACGTACTCATTAACTTCTAAAGAAGTAGCACAAAAGTTTGCTTTAGAAACTGCTCCTGTAACGGAACTATTAATGCCAATGAGTGAGGAGCGTAGCACGCTACGTCAAAGCTTAATCCCTCATTTGCTAGAGGCTGTAACGTATAACACTGCTCGCCAAGCAGATACCGTTGCATTGTATGAAATTGGTTCTGTTTTCTTAGGAGAAACAGCATCTGGATTACCTCATGAGCAAGAGCATTTAGCAGGCGTTATTGCTGGTAAATGGGTTGAGCATAGCTGGCAAGGAGAGAAAAAGTCAGTAGATTTCTTTGTTTTAAAAGGAATTGTAGAAGGTTTAATGGATTTACTTGGTCATACAAGTGAGTTAACCTTTGAACGTACAGTAATGGAAGGAATGCATCCAGGAAGAACTGCAACTATCCAATTGGCAGGGGAAGAGATCGGTATTATTGGTCAATTACACCCGGCGGAACAAAAAGCACGTGACTTAAAGGATACGTATGTATTCGAGCTGAATTTAATGAAGGTATTAAACAAAGATGCTGGAACATTGTATTATTCACCAGTTTCTAAATTCCCTTCTATTACTCGCGATATCGCATTAGTAGTGGATCAGGAAAAAGCTACTGGAGAGCTGCAAGCAATTATTCAACAATCAGGTGGGAAATTGCTTAAGGGAGTACATTTATTCGATTTATATGAAGGAGAAAAAATGGAACCAGGCAAAAAATCAGTTGCATTCTCTCTAACGTATTTCGATCCAGAGCGTACATTAACGGATGAAGAAGTAGTTAATGCACATAACAAAGTTCTAAAAGCATTAGCTGAGCAAGCAGGAGCCGAGCTGCGAGGATAA
- the pheS gene encoding phenylalanine--tRNA ligase subunit alpha — translation MEAQLQQLKEEALQKIEASQNTKELNDVRVAYLGKKGPITDLLKGMGKLPAEERPKMGALVNVVREEVTAVLEARMTLLQEQAIQEQLAKESIDVTLPGRPVKTGNHHPLTRVVEEIEDLFLSMGYEIAEGPEVEKDYYNFEALNLPKGHPARDMQDSFYISEDILLRTHTSPVQARTMEAKEGQPIKIICPGKVYRRDNDDATHSHQFTQIEGLVIGENIRMSDLKGTLSLFAKKMFGEDREIRLRPSFFPFTEPSVEMDISCFKCGGSGCNVCKKTGWIEILGAGMVHPNVLEMAGYDSKKLSGFAFGMGPERIAMLKYGVEDIRHFYTNDVRFLSQFHRTEV, via the coding sequence ATGGAAGCACAACTTCAACAGTTAAAAGAAGAAGCATTACAAAAAATTGAAGCTTCACAAAACACAAAAGAATTAAATGATGTGAGAGTAGCGTATTTAGGAAAAAAAGGACCGATTACAGATTTATTAAAGGGTATGGGTAAACTCCCAGCTGAAGAACGTCCAAAAATGGGAGCACTTGTCAATGTAGTGCGTGAAGAAGTAACTGCCGTTTTAGAAGCACGTATGACATTACTTCAAGAACAAGCGATTCAAGAACAGCTTGCAAAAGAGTCTATTGATGTAACATTACCGGGAAGACCAGTGAAAACAGGTAATCATCACCCACTCACTCGTGTAGTGGAGGAAATCGAAGATCTATTTTTAAGCATGGGTTATGAAATTGCAGAAGGTCCTGAGGTAGAAAAGGATTATTACAATTTTGAAGCATTGAATTTACCAAAAGGTCATCCAGCACGTGATATGCAGGATTCCTTCTATATTTCAGAGGATATTCTATTGCGTACGCATACCTCTCCAGTTCAAGCGCGCACGATGGAAGCAAAAGAAGGGCAACCAATTAAGATCATTTGTCCTGGTAAGGTATATCGTCGTGATAATGATGATGCTACCCATTCTCATCAATTCACTCAAATCGAAGGTTTAGTCATCGGTGAAAATATTCGTATGAGTGATTTAAAAGGTACTTTATCTTTATTCGCGAAAAAAATGTTCGGAGAAGATCGTGAAATTCGACTGCGTCCAAGTTTCTTCCCATTCACAGAGCCCTCTGTAGAGATGGATATCTCTTGCTTCAAATGTGGAGGAAGTGGTTGTAACGTATGTAAGAAAACAGGTTGGATTGAAATCCTAGGAGCAGGTATGGTTCATCCTAATGTTCTTGAGATGGCTGGTTATGATTCTAAAAAGCTTTCTGGTTTTGCGTTTGGTATGGGACCAGAGCGTATTGCAATGTTGAAATATGGAGTGGAAGATATTCGTCATTTCTATACAAATGATGTGCGTTTCTTATCGCAATTCCACCGAACAGAAGTGTAA
- a CDS encoding sodium:solute symporter family protein — MGLSFWTWTVTIILSLAFIGMSFLFKKKADTSFAHYAIAGGTLPFFLLLFTDIATIMGVGNFVGHSSKGYEIGIANVPFVIGEQGAKILFALVFAGFAARFTYNTLAEMMNDLIIGDRLSRGLIAILTSSIMIAWVSGQAMGMGALFSAFTGADPLMMILVFSAVFIIYTAVGGMYSVVWTDLIQGGILIAIAVWFYIQVFDKVDFSFTTLKSGLENVGAIELAQMNLSAMEVISLFVTGTLGILAAQVYWQRCFASKNPKAASRAMLISGIVAIVFTVFATIAGMVVKIQNPNLAADEAISWLILEEMTQLAALAFFIMIFLAAISSASSLLHSAAVVIVNDLVIPNMKPKEDSYYLKLTRIGVIVIGAFTIGTAIWADSIIDLFSLAYSMAGGGVVPVLVVGLLWKKKKGQEFSMGSSNSQVSVWGARVGIVAGSIASLALGILWGVLVSVLLTIIISKMVPTPTETSLEV; from the coding sequence ATGGGTTTATCGTTTTGGACATGGACAGTTACGATTATATTATCGTTAGCTTTTATAGGGATGTCTTTCCTATTTAAGAAAAAAGCAGATACGAGCTTTGCGCATTATGCAATAGCTGGTGGAACGTTGCCATTTTTCTTATTATTGTTTACGGACATTGCAACCATCATGGGAGTCGGCAATTTCGTAGGCCATTCCTCAAAGGGGTACGAGATTGGAATAGCTAATGTGCCATTCGTCATTGGAGAGCAGGGTGCAAAAATATTATTTGCGCTGGTATTTGCAGGTTTTGCGGCAAGGTTTACATATAATACACTAGCAGAAATGATGAATGATTTAATCATAGGAGATAGATTGTCTCGTGGTTTAATAGCCATTTTAACTTCCTCTATAATGATAGCTTGGGTAAGTGGACAAGCAATGGGGATGGGGGCGCTATTTTCAGCCTTTACTGGAGCAGATCCTCTTATGATGATATTAGTTTTTTCTGCGGTGTTTATCATTTACACGGCAGTTGGCGGTATGTATTCTGTTGTATGGACTGACCTCATACAGGGAGGAATACTCATTGCTATCGCTGTTTGGTTTTACATACAAGTATTCGATAAAGTTGATTTTAGTTTTACGACCCTAAAAAGTGGGTTGGAAAATGTAGGGGCGATCGAGTTAGCTCAAATGAATCTTTCTGCTATGGAGGTTATTTCTCTATTTGTTACAGGAACTTTAGGGATACTGGCTGCTCAAGTATATTGGCAGCGGTGTTTTGCTTCGAAAAACCCGAAGGCAGCAAGCAGAGCTATGCTAATCAGTGGAATAGTAGCTATTGTATTTACTGTTTTTGCAACAATTGCCGGAATGGTAGTAAAAATACAAAATCCTAATTTAGCTGCAGACGAAGCTATTTCGTGGCTTATCCTTGAGGAAATGACGCAACTGGCTGCTCTAGCGTTTTTTATCATGATATTCCTAGCAGCAATCTCCAGTGCTTCTTCTCTTTTGCATTCCGCTGCAGTCGTCATTGTAAACGACTTAGTAATCCCAAATATGAAACCTAAGGAAGATTCCTATTATTTAAAATTAACGAGAATAGGAGTTATCGTAATTGGGGCTTTTACAATTGGGACAGCTATTTGGGCCGACTCTATTATAGATTTATTCTCCTTGGCTTATTCAATGGCTGGTGGAGGAGTTGTGCCAGTCTTAGTTGTCGGCTTACTTTGGAAAAAGAAAAAGGGTCAAGAATTTTCAATGGGTTCAAGTAACAGTCAGGTTTCCGTTTGGGGAGCAAGAGTTGGTATAGTTGCTGGCTCTATTGCCTCACTTGCATTAGGAATTTTATGGGGTGTTTTAGTATCTGTATTGTTAACTATCATCATCTCCAAAATGGTTCCTACTCCAACAGAGACATCTTTAGAGGTATAA
- a CDS encoding Fe-S oxidoreductase, with translation MPAITFEQEFILNEHRIYTTRPLRTLFTLERLSKEFFQDDFAKLMQGITEAENQVAAVSHFSKRYGMFFANQFYMLAAYDMIWDGKHTELHFDVTKEYDAYTIAMFINPNDFRYVKETERKDVIMKILQKQGYEIVQYLRKTTSISPLVIWESFFVSIVKMYEKLLENPSTASQAMDDIEILESTEAWKSFSTKSLFYEYTKGRNPAVLVNQPIRRSCCMSMDIPGQGACGYCPKTNL, from the coding sequence ATGCCAGCAATTACGTTTGAACAAGAATTTATATTAAATGAACACCGAATATATACGACTAGGCCGCTTCGTACACTATTCACGTTAGAACGTCTCAGCAAAGAATTTTTCCAGGATGATTTTGCAAAACTGATGCAAGGAATTACAGAAGCAGAAAATCAGGTAGCAGCTGTTTCTCATTTTTCTAAAAGATATGGTATGTTTTTTGCCAATCAATTTTATATGTTAGCAGCTTATGACATGATTTGGGATGGTAAGCATACTGAGCTTCATTTCGATGTCACCAAGGAGTATGATGCCTATACCATTGCTATGTTCATCAATCCAAATGATTTTCGTTATGTGAAAGAAACAGAACGAAAAGACGTGATTATGAAAATATTACAGAAGCAAGGGTACGAGATTGTTCAGTATTTGAGAAAGACAACAAGTATCTCGCCATTGGTTATTTGGGAAAGCTTTTTTGTTTCCATTGTTAAAATGTATGAAAAACTTTTAGAGAATCCATCTACTGCATCTCAGGCGATGGATGATATTGAAATTTTAGAGAGTACTGAGGCTTGGAAATCATTTTCTACTAAATCTCTTTTTTATGAATATACAAAAGGGAGAAATCCAGCAGTGCTAGTCAATCAGCCGATCCGACGGAGCTGTTGTATGTCAATGGATATACCCGGGCAAGGGGCTTGCGGTTACTGTCCTAAGACCAACTTGTAA
- a CDS encoding cytidine deaminase: MLEVRPLESKDYELIKEAENVIEKNYRYERHHIGSAVRTKTGKIYSAVHLEANVGRITVCGEAMAIGKSISEGDHEFETIVAVAHPHPHEDIEKCWVVVPCGMCRELISDYGTDTDVIISYKGELVKCNVMQLLPEKYTSDPE, from the coding sequence ATGTTAGAAGTAAGACCTTTAGAGAGCAAAGATTATGAATTGATTAAGGAGGCAGAAAATGTTATTGAAAAGAATTATAGATATGAACGACATCACATTGGTTCAGCGGTAAGAACGAAAACGGGAAAGATATACTCGGCAGTACACCTTGAAGCGAATGTAGGAAGAATTACCGTATGTGGAGAAGCAATGGCTATTGGTAAGTCTATCTCTGAGGGAGACCATGAATTTGAAACGATTGTCGCAGTAGCCCACCCTCATCCACACGAGGATATAGAAAAATGTTGGGTAGTTGTACCATGTGGCATGTGTCGTGAGTTAATAAGTGATTATGGGACTGATACTGATGTAATCATTTCTTATAAAGGTGAGTTAGTAAAGTGTAATGTAATGCAATTATTACCAGAAAAATATACAAGTGATCCTGAATGA
- the sspI gene encoding small acid-soluble spore protein SspI — MDFQIREAIAANLKGNSATDIKEVVEDAINRGEEHLLPGLGVIFEKWWKSADESSKQAMLNNVSTAFAQ; from the coding sequence ATGGATTTTCAAATTCGAGAAGCAATAGCAGCTAACCTAAAGGGTAATTCAGCTACTGATATTAAAGAAGTGGTAGAAGATGCAATTAACCGAGGAGAAGAACATTTACTACCTGGTCTAGGCGTAATTTTTGAAAAATGGTGGAAATCTGCTGATGAATCCAGCAAACAAGCAATGCTAAATAATGTTTCTACTGCATTTGCTCAATAA
- a CDS encoding DUF3221 domain-containing protein has translation MIRYFGFLIILVSVVSLWGCKEESQENQFVREGIVAEVSDAHVFIYEEQPGIDRILTKEEVTSKSIQSSSFGFDEQISNIEVGDKVKVWYDALDTSLPSSGHGTKIELIKRP, from the coding sequence ATGATTCGATATTTTGGGTTTCTTATAATACTTGTATCCGTAGTTAGTTTATGGGGTTGTAAAGAAGAAAGTCAGGAAAATCAATTTGTGAGGGAAGGGATAGTAGCAGAGGTCTCTGATGCTCATGTTTTTATTTATGAAGAGCAACCAGGAATAGATAGAATTCTAACAAAGGAGGAAGTTACATCTAAATCTATTCAATCTTCTTCCTTTGGATTTGACGAACAAATCTCTAATATAGAGGTTGGGGACAAGGTGAAAGTTTGGTATGATGCCTTGGACACAAGCTTACCAAGCTCTGGTCATGGTACTAAAATTGAATTAATAAAGAGACCGTAG
- a CDS encoding RNA methyltransferase, with amino-acid sequence MKRIESPQNSLVKHWKKLLSVRKERDKTGEFIIEGYHLVEEAIKQKELVLTIMLSDTSEIPASWDVDNLEIVEINDVIKKELAETEHTQGIFAHCKQNAAQADEQENWSKFLLIDAVQDPGNIGTMIRTADAAGIDAVILGKGSADAYNSKTLRSAQGSHFHIPILKGDLSYWVDQLKEKNVKVYGTAFENSTPFHEVEKSDAFALIVGNEGSGIQASLLEQTDQNIIVPLLGQAESLNVAVATGILLYGLTLR; translated from the coding sequence ATGAAACGAATCGAATCTCCTCAAAACTCTTTAGTGAAGCATTGGAAAAAATTACTCAGTGTTCGAAAAGAAAGAGATAAAACTGGTGAATTTATTATTGAAGGCTATCATTTAGTAGAAGAAGCAATCAAACAAAAAGAACTTGTCTTAACAATCATGTTAAGCGATACAAGTGAAATTCCTGCCAGTTGGGATGTAGACAATCTAGAAATAGTAGAAATTAATGATGTTATTAAAAAAGAGCTTGCAGAAACAGAGCATACCCAAGGCATTTTTGCACATTGTAAACAAAATGCGGCTCAAGCAGATGAACAAGAAAATTGGAGTAAATTTTTATTAATCGATGCGGTTCAAGACCCTGGGAATATTGGAACGATGATCCGTACGGCTGATGCTGCAGGGATAGACGCTGTTATTCTTGGAAAGGGATCAGCTGATGCGTATAATTCTAAAACGCTTCGCTCTGCTCAAGGCTCTCATTTCCACATACCTATATTAAAAGGTGACTTAAGCTATTGGGTCGATCAGCTAAAAGAGAAAAATGTAAAAGTATATGGCACGGCATTTGAAAATTCAACGCCGTTTCATGAGGTAGAGAAAAGTGATGCGTTTGCATTAATAGTAGGAAACGAAGGTAGCGGTATACAAGCAAGTCTTTTAGAACAAACGGACCAAAATATTATTGTTCCTTTATTGGGCCAAGCGGAATCTTTAAATGTCGCAGTCGCAACAGGAATTCTTCTTTATGGGCTTACATTGAGATAA
- a CDS encoding DUF2441 domain-containing protein — translation MTENELVVYHIVTRNKMRVGQIIDFSENQKNTLYHFFFEKEQLNSKGEDFVQIFQNQYTNEGVNLTKEDAEVGHKYLDQTTRAIRETIVEMVRLEEYPNYPSRLSCLYATKSLEDALKWADLFNSYNRQVLQLVKLRVDGKTFEGDASFLPKEDGISFAKKIEQAREYWQGNVISGLPEMLVDGKIEVVEILEEYE, via the coding sequence ATGACGGAGAATGAACTAGTTGTATATCATATTGTTACACGAAACAAGATGAGAGTAGGACAGATAATTGATTTTAGTGAGAACCAAAAGAATACGTTATATCACTTCTTTTTTGAAAAAGAACAATTAAATTCCAAGGGAGAAGACTTTGTTCAAATTTTTCAAAACCAATATACAAATGAAGGGGTGAACTTAACTAAAGAGGATGCAGAAGTTGGCCATAAATATTTGGACCAAACGACTAGAGCAATTCGTGAAACGATAGTAGAAATGGTTAGATTAGAGGAATATCCGAATTACCCATCTAGATTATCCTGTCTATATGCTACAAAAAGCTTAGAGGATGCACTCAAATGGGCAGACTTATTTAATTCCTATAATCGGCAGGTGTTGCAGCTTGTTAAGCTTCGAGTTGATGGTAAAACTTTTGAGGGAGATGCTAGCTTTTTGCCAAAGGAAGATGGTATATCTTTTGCAAAGAAAATAGAGCAGGCAAGAGAGTATTGGCAAGGAAATGTAATCAGTGGACTACCTGAGATGTTAGTGGACGGAAAAATAGAAGTTGTAGAAATTCTAGAAGAGTATGAATAA